A genomic window from Stigmatopora argus isolate UIUO_Sarg chromosome 13, RoL_Sarg_1.0, whole genome shotgun sequence includes:
- the nr4a2a gene encoding nuclear receptor subfamily 4 group A member 2a, with the protein MPCVQAQYGSSPQGASPASQSYSYHAAGEYSCDFLTPEFVKFSMDLTNTEITATTSLPSFSTFMDNYNAGYDVKPPCLYQMPHAGSEQSAIKVEDVPMHGYHHPHHHHHHPHHHHAHPHQQSHLPPQSDDMMAHAGPVYFKPPPPPPPSSPHAPPNTPNFQVQPGTMWEDPGTSLHPFHHNYMMEQRKNPVSRLSLFSFKQSPPGTPVSSCQMRFDGPLHVSMGHDGSAAAAAAAAAAAAAAVHHRGLDAQSFAVPGALRKQVGGGLAFPHSLQLGHAHQLVDSQVPSPPSRGSPSNEGLCAVCGDNAACQHYGVRTCEGCKGFFKRTVQKNAKYVCLANKNCPVDKRRRNRCQFCRFQKCLVVGMVREVVRTDNLKGRRGRLPSKPKSPQEPSPPSPPVSLISALVRAHVDSNPSMSALDYSRFQASPDYQMAGDNTQHIQQFYDLLTGSMEIIRGWAEKIPGFCDLPKPDQDLLFESAFLELFVLRLAYRSNPVEGKLIFCNGVVLHRLQCVRGFGEWVDAIVEFSSNLQGMNVDISAFSCIAALAMVTERHGLREPKRVEDLQNKIVNCLKDQVTFTGGGLNRPNYLSKLLGKLPELRTLCTQGLQRIFYLKLEDLVPPPAIIDKLFLDTLPF; encoded by the exons ATGCCCTGCGTCCAGGCTCAGTATGGATCATCACCCCAAGGAGCCAGCCCCGCGTCCCAGAGCTACAGCTACCACGCCGCGGGAGAGTACAGCTGCGACTTCCTCACTCCCGAGTTCGTGAAGTTTAGCATGGACTTGACCAACACCGAGATCACGGCCACCACCTCCCTGCCCAGCTTCAGCACCTTCATGGACAACTACAACGCGGGCTACGACGTCAAGCCGCCCTGCCTTTACCAGATGCCGCACGCCGGCAGCGAGCAATCGGCCATCAAGGTGGAGGACGTGCCCATGCACGGCTACCACCaccctcaccaccaccaccaccacccccatcACCACCACGCCCACCCGCACCAGCAGAGCCACCTGCCGCCGCAGTCCGACGACATGATGGCCCACGCGGGGCCCGTCTACTTcaagccgccgccgcctccgccgccgtcgtcgccgcACGCCCCCCCGAACACGCCCAACTTCCAAGTGCAGCCGGGCACCATGTGGGAGGACCCCGGCACCTCGCTGCACCCCTTCCACCATAACTACATGATGGAGCAGCGCAAAAATCCGGTGTCCAGGCTCTCGCTCTTCTCCTTCAAGCAGTCGCCGCCCGGAACGCCCGTGTCCAGCTGTCAGATGCGGTTCGACGGCCCGCTGCACGTCTCCATGGGTCACGAcggctcggcggcggcggccgcggcGGCTGCTGCTGCGGCGGCGGCCGCGGTCCATCACCGGGGCCTGGACGCGCAGAGCTTCGCGGTGCCCGGAGCCCTCCGCAAGCAGGTCGGCGGCGGGCTGGCCTTCCCGCATTCCCTGCAGCTGGGCCACGCGCACCAGCTGGTGGACAGCCAGGTGCCGTCGCCCCCCTCCCGGGGATCGCCGTCCAACGAAGGGCTGTGCGCGGTGTGTGGGGACAACGCCGCGTGTCAGCACTACGGggttcgaacctgcgagggatGCAAGGGCTTTTTCAAG cgcACCGTCCAGAAAAATGCCAAATATGTGTGCTTAGCCAATAAGAACTGTCCAGTTGACAAACGCCGAAGAAATCGTTGCCAGTTCTGCCGTTTCCAGAAGTGCCTTGTGGTCGGGATGGTGAGGGAAG TGGTGAGGACCGATAATCTGAAAGGTCGACGAGGACGCCTGCCCTCCAAACCCAAAAGCCCCCAGGAGCCCTCCCCCCCATCGCCGCCGGTCAGCCTCATAAGCGCTCTGGTCAGGGCCCACGTGGACTCCAACCCTTCCATGTCTGCACTCGACTACTCCAGA TTCCAGGCGAGCCCTGACTACCAAATGGCTGGAGACAACACGCAACACATCCAGCAGTTCTACGACCTGCTCACGGGATCCATGGAGATCATCCGAGGCTGGGCCGAGAAGATCCCGGGCTTCTGCGATCTTCCCAAACCGGATCAAGATCTGCTCTTCGAGTCGGCCTTCCTGGAGCTCTTCGTTCTCCGGCTCGCCTATCG GTCCAACCCGGTGGAGGGCAAGTTAATCTTTTGCAACGGGGTGGTCCTGCACAGGCTGCAGTGCGTGCGGGGCTTCGGCGAGTGGGTGGACGCCATCGTGGAGTTTTCCTCTAATTTACAAGGCATGAACGTCGACATTTCGGCGTTCTCCTGCATCGCAGCGCTCGCCATGGTCACTG agcgACACGGGCTGAGGGAGCCCAAACGCGTAGAGGACCTGCAGAACAAAATCGTCAATTGCCTGAAAGACCAAGTGACGTTCACGGGCGGCGGCCTGAATCGACCTAACTACTTGTCCAAGTTGCTGGGCAAGCTGCCCGAATTGCGCACTCTGTGCACACAAGGCCTCCAGCGCATCTTTTACCTCAAACTCGAAGACCTCGTGCCTCCGCCAGCCATTATCGACAAACTATTCCTCGATACGTTGCCTTTCTGA